The Oligoflexus sp. genome contains the following window.
CTGCTCTATCGCGCGCGCAAAATCATGGTCGTCGGTGATGATCGGCAGACCGTGCTGGATAAGAATTCCCCGGTGGATGATTTCCTCTTTCAGGCCTTCAACCTTGAAGACCATCTGCGCCAGACCCAGGCCCGCGGCATGAAAGGCGGCGGTTCGCATATCTTCGGCCTTGTGAAATCCATCAAGCAGGCGGAAGTCATGCTCGATGAACACTTCCGCTGCCCTCCGCAGATCATCGACTATTCCAATAAGTACGTCTATGACTCGCAGCTGAAGATCATGCAATGGGCGCGGAAGGATATGCCACCGGCTGTCATCGTGGATTATAGCGAGAAAAAGGCTACCACGCATAGTAAGCCAACCAGCGGCAAATTCAAGGATATCGAAACCGATCTGATCGATCGCTTCTTCGATTACATCACGGCCACGATCAAAAAAATCGAAAAGGAACTGGGCCGGCCTATCAATGTTGAAACCGAAGTGGCCATCTGCTACTTCCTTTTGAAGAATGAACCCTATATCAAGGATAAAAAGACCCAGTTCCTGGCCAAACTCAATCGCGGCAAGGACGTTCTGGATGGTGCCGGTGCGGCCCTGCAGGGCAAGGAACGCAATTTCATCTTCTATCTGTGGGATATCAATCGGGGCAACATGCGGGCCTTCCGTCAAGGCGATGAACCCGATAAGCGTCGCGGCGAACTCAACGTTCTGATGAGTCGTCCGAAGATGCGGGCCTATCACTACCTGCATTCCAGCTTCGATAATCTGAAGCAGGATTCCGCGACCATCGTCGACTATCTATGGAATGTCTATCAGAACCAGGAAACGCGCCAGTCGGCGACGGAATATGCAGCAAGAACCCGCCGTCCCAGCGCCGAGTATCTGCCCTGGAAGCGTTCCAGCGGGGAACTGATGCGGGCCATGCTGATTCAGGTGCTGCGGAAGAAGTACCGCGACAAGTACCAGGATCTCCTTGCTGAGGCCCAGGTGAGTGTGGTCGTGGGCAACCCGAAACGCAAGGTCGACCTTATGCTGCTCGGTAAAAAACCCTGGCATCCGTCCCTGGCGATTGTCGATCTCTCGACGTTCGAAAGCGACCGCAATCCAACCCTTGCCATAGCCGACTATTTCTTCCAGCTGAAGCGCGCGACTCCGCCTCTCGAACCGATGTTCGTCTTTCTGCATGAATTGGCTGATGAGCGCTCGGAAAGCTTTACGCAGCTCCTGCGGAAGATGGATGAGCTTTTAGGTCGGGATTGAAAAAGCTCTCCATTGGGAGAGCCCTGCTTCAGGATTTTTTACGCAGCGCGATGAATTTCTCAAGGTTGGCGTCATTCTCAAAATACGCCACCGATCCATCCGGGCCTGCGCCGATCACAGCGGTCGCTTTATCCACTTTCTTCCCACTCACAGGATCGACGGCATAGCGCACGGTCTCATCCTTGCCCAGGGTCGCTTTGCAATTCTCGCAGCAGCCATAATACGTTTTGCTGCCGACCTGCACGGGGATCTGATCCCTTGGGAAAACCATGTCCGTGACCATGCAGACCTTCTTGTTATCGACCTTCTGCCAAGGCTGGGCCTGGCTCTGCTGAGACGATCCCGCGGCCAAGGCCATGGTCGGCATCGAAAGGGGTGCGGACAGGGCGGCGGCGGTCAAAACAAGGTCCAAAACCTTACGCATCATGATACTCCTCGAAAAAAGCCAATCTCGATCTGGCAGGTGATGACGGACTGTATGCCGTCTACGCAAAAGTCCCCTGCTTTGTGACAGAAGGCCCAGATATTAATTTATCTATCCAATATTATTAGAAGATTCTAAGCCACGAGGCAAGGACAACCTGGCCCGGGCCTAAGGTTCGCGGCGGGCCTTCACAACCCATGCGGCCCACGCAATGGCGGCTCCGCCCAGGACATCCCAGACGTAATGCTGCCTGGTCGTCAAGGTCGAAAGACAGATGGCAAGGGCCCACATCCAACCGAAGGCCCGCCAGCCGCGGGACGAGGGACGCATGGATGCGGCAGCGATCAGCGTCATCGACACATGAAGGGATGGAAAGCAGTTGGTAGGCTGATCCAAAAAGTGGAGAAAAAGAAAAGTCTCACCCCACAAAGGATCCGCAGGCAAAAGCGGCCTTGGGTAAACCGTGGGGAAAAACAGGAAGATGACAAAGCTCAGCCCAATCCCGACGATCATGCGATAGAAGGCTGTGCTGAAATCCTCGGCCTTCTTCAGCGAGAGCAGAACGAGCAGGATAAAGAGATAGTCCGAGAGGTAAATCAAAAGCGTCCATGGCAGCAGCGGAATCGCCCGATCCAGGTCTGTCAAAGGCAGATAGACAGGACGGGTCCATGGACAATGGCCAAGTCCGCTATAGATCAAGGCGAAGACCGCTGCGCTCCATACGAGCACGCGCTTTTTCGCTTTGTCTTCAATCAAAGGCAGAATCAGTCTTCGCACGCGCACTCCGAACTTGCCATCCAGACCCTTATCGGCTGCTGGCTCCGTCTCCGCAAGTCGCGCGATTCTTCCTGGGCGGTAGGTTTTTCCTTTTCGCAATTCTGAGGATGGCCCGCAAATTGCTGACCGATCAGCGGAATGAAATAAGGGAAAAAACATCATGCGAATATATCACATGAACTGCATTTCGAGCTGTCCCCTGGGCGGCCGTCTCATGGATGGGCTTTCGCCGGGTATTCTGCAAAGAGGCCATTTGACCTGTCATTGCCTTCTGATTGAAACGAAAGACAGCCTGGTCCTGGTCGACACAGGTTATGGGCTGAAGGATGTGCATGATCCACACAGTCGCCTGAGTGCGTTCTTTTTAAAGCAGCTCAGACCGGATCTGCGCGA
Protein-coding sequences here:
- a CDS encoding phosphatase PAP2 family protein; the encoded protein is MRRLILPLIEDKAKKRVLVWSAAVFALIYSGLGHCPWTRPVYLPLTDLDRAIPLLPWTLLIYLSDYLFILLVLLSLKKAEDFSTAFYRMIVGIGLSFVIFLFFPTVYPRPLLPADPLWGETFLFLHFLDQPTNCFPSLHVSMTLIAAASMRPSSRGWRAFGWMWALAICLSTLTTRQHYVWDVLGGAAIAWAAWVVKARREP
- a CDS encoding TRASH domain-containing protein, whose amino-acid sequence is MMRKVLDLVLTAAALSAPLSMPTMALAAGSSQQSQAQPWQKVDNKKVCMVTDMVFPRDQIPVQVGSKTYYGCCENCKATLGKDETVRYAVDPVSGKKVDKATAVIGAGPDGSVAYFENDANLEKFIALRKKS